GCGATCTGTTGCTTCACATCAAGTCCGACCGCGCCGACCTCGCCTACGAGGTCGGACGGCTCTGGACTGCGCAGCTCGGCGAAGCCGTCACCACCGTCGACGAGACGCACGGCTTCCGGTACTTCGACATGCGCGACCTGATCGGATTCGTCGACGGCACCGAGAACCCCAACGGGCCGGACGCGGTCTCCGCGATCACCGTCGCCCCCGAGCAGGACCCCGACTTCGCGGGCGGCAGCTACGTCGCCGTGCAGCGGTACGTCACCGAGTTCGCTGAGTGGAATGCACTGCCGACCTCCGATCAGGAGGATGCGATCGGACGGAGCAAGCTCGAGAACGTCGAGATGGACGACGACACCAAACCGTCGAACGCCCACACGGCATTGACGAACCTCCCCGACGTCGACGGCAAACCGCAGGACATAGTCCGCGACAACATGCCGTACGGCGACATCGCAGGCGACGGGGTGAAGGGCACGTACTTCATCGCCTACTCGAAGACCCCGGCGATCACCGAGGAGATGCTGCGCCACATGTTCCTCGGCGATCCGCCCGGTAATCACGATCGGCTGCTCGACTTCACCACCGCGGTCACCGGAACGCAGTTCTTCGCACCGACCGCCGAGTTCCTCGCCGACCTGCCGCCCGCACCCGAGGCCGAACCCGCCGAACAGCCCACGACCGTCGGACCATCCGACGGATCGCTCGGCATCGGATCGCTCCGCTGACCCCACCGAAGTGAACGCCGGACTGAAAGGACAACACCCCATGACCAATCTGCACCGCGAACTCGCGCCGATCTCGAGCGCCGCCTGGGCCGAGATCGAGGAGGAGGCCACCCGCTCCTTCAAGCGGAACGTCGCCGGCCGCCGCCTGGTCGATGTGAAGGGCCCGCTCGGCCTCGACACCGACTCGGTGACCATCGGCCACCGCACCAAGATCGACGCCCCCTCCGACGGAATCCAGGCGTACCTGCGCAACGCGCAGCCGCTCGTTGAGCTGAAGGTCCCGTTCACCGTGACCCGTGAAGCGATCGACGATGTGGAGCGCGGCGCCGCCGACTCCGACTGGGACCCCGTGGTCAACGCGGCCCGAGATCTCGCACACGCCGAGGACCGGGCGATCTTCTCCGGGTACCCGGCCGCGAACATCTCGGGCATGTCGGCGGGCGCCACCAAGATCGCGCTGCCCGAGGACGTCCGCGACTACCCGGAGGCTCTCAGCCAGGCGATCAACGCGCTCCGTCTCGCATCCGTCGACGGTCCTTACTCGCTCGCCCTGTCCGCCGACCTGTTCGCGCTGGTGAACGAGACGTCCAACCACGGTTACCCGATCCGCGAGCACCTGCGGCGGCTCCTGGTCGACGGCGAGATCGTGTGGGCGCCCGCCATCAGCGGCGGATACCTGGTGTCGACCCGCGGCGGTGATTTTGAGCTGACCATCGGCCAGGACGTGTCCATCGGCTACGACTCGCACGACGCCGATGTCGTCAATCTGTACTTCACCGAGTCGTTCACCTACCTGAACTACACCGATGAGGCAGCCGTCGCACTCACCTGAGGAGACGAATTTCGAAGTGCCATGACGCCGGTGAGTGCGTAGGGTCGATCGAGTGCTGATCCGACTCCTTCGCATGTACCTGACGAAGTACCGCAGTCTGATCATCGCCGTGATCGCCCTCCAACTGGTGGCGACCGCGGCGATGCTCTATCTCCCCACCTTGAACGCCGACATCATCGACCGTGGTGTCGCGGCAGGCGACACCGGATACATCCTGTCGACCGGCGGGTGGATGCTGCTCGTGTCGCTCGTGCAGATCGTGTGCTCGGTCGCGGCGATGTACTTCGGCGCGAAGGCCGCACTCGGCGCGGGCCGCGACATGCGCCACGACCTCCTGCATCGGGTGAACGAGTTCTCCGCACGCGAGGTCGGACACTTCGGCGCACCGTCGTTGATCACACGCACCACGAACGACGTGCAGCAGGTGCAACTGCTGGCCGTCATGTCGATCTCCATCCTGGTGACCGCTCCCATCATGGGCATCGGCGGCATCGCGATGGGCATGCACGTCGCGCTCCCGATCTCCTGGGTTCTTGTTGTCGCCGTCCCCGTCCTCGGGATCACGATGGGCCTGATCATCGGCCGCATGATCCCGGCGTTCCGTTCGATGCAGGAACGCATCGACAACGTGAATCGCGTGATGCGCGAGCAGATCACCGGAATCCGCGTGGTCCGGGCGTTCGTCCGCGAACGGTACGAGACGCAGAGGTTCGGTGTCGCCAACGACGATCTCGCGGATGCGACGCTGAGGGTCGGCCGGATGACTGCGCTGATGTTCCCCGCGGTCATGCTGATCACCAACCTCACGTTGATCGCCGTCCTCTGGTTCGGTGGACATGCCGTCGACGACGGCACCGTCGAGATCGGATCGCTCACGGCGATGATCAGTTACGTCATGCAGATCATGATGTCGGTGATGATGGCGTCGTTCCTCGCGATGATGGCCCCACGCGCCGGTGTGTGCGCCGAACGCATCTGCGAAGTCCTCGACACCGAGTCCTCGGTGCACTCTCCCGCGGTGTCGAAGGAGCAGACCGCCGACCCGGCGGTCGTCGAGTTCGACGACGTCGAGTTCCGGTACCCGGGCGCTGCCGAACCGGTCTTGTGCGGAGTGTCGTTCACCACCGCGCCGGGCACCACGACGGCGATCGTCGGCTCCACCGGATCGGGCAAGACGACGCTGGTGAATCTGATCCCGCGCCTGCTCGACACGACCGGCGGAGTGCTGCGCATCGGCGGAGTCGACGTCCGCGAACAGGATCCCGACCTGCTGCGGTCCGGCATCGGCGTCGTCCCCCAGCGGCCGTATCTCTTCTCCGGAACAGTCGCCACCAACCTCAGGCACGGCAAGCCCGACGCGACCGACGACGAACTGTGGGAGGCGCTGACCGTCGCACAGGCCGCGGACTTCGTCCGGGCCATGCCCGACGGGCTCGACACAGCGATCTCGCAGGGCGGCACCACTGTCTCGGGCGGGCAACGACAGCGGTTGGCGATCGCGCGCGCGCTCGTCCGCCGCCCTGCCGTGTACGTGTTCGACGACTCGTTCTCGGCCCTTGATCTCACCACCGACGCTCGACTGCGCGCCGCCTTGGTGCCCGCCACGCGCGACTCCGCGATGATCGTCGTCGCGCAGCGCATCTCGACGATCACCGGAGCCGACCAGATCGTCGTCCTCGACGCCGGAACCGTGGTCGGCATCGGAACACACGACGAACTGCTGGAGTCGTGTCCCACCTACGCTGAGATAGCCGAATCTCAGCTGTCGATCGGAGCTGCACAGTGACCCGCCCCGGAGCAGCCGGCCCACCCGGAATGACGCCGTCGATGGAGAAGGCCCACTCGTTCGGCCCGTCGCTGAAGCGTCTGGTGCGCCACCTCGGCGCGTACCGGACGATGATGACCGTGATCGTCGTGTCGATCATCGGTTCCGTCGCACTCAACGCGTACTCGCCGAGGGTCCTCGGTGACGCCACAGACGAACTGTTCTCCGGCGTCATCGGATCGCAGTTGCCCGCCGGTCTCACCAAGGACCAGGCCGTCGAGGGGCTCCGCCAGTCGGGCCACGACACGTTCGCCGACATGGTGTCCGCGATGGACGTCGTACCGGGCCACGGAGTCGACTTCAGCGCCGTCGGACGGATCCTCGCGATCGTCCTGGCCTTGTACGTGGCGTCGGCGCTGTTCGGCTGGCTCGGCGCGTACCTGCTGAACAAGGTCGTCGTCTCCACCATCACCGACCTGCGCGGACGCATCGAGGCCAAGATCCATCGCCTTCCGCTGTCGTTCTACGACGAGTCCAAGCGCGGCGATCTCCTCAGCCGCGTGACGAACGACCTCGACAATCTCTCGCAGTCGTTGCAGCAGACCATCAGCCAGTTGCTCAACTCGGTGCTCATGGTGATCGCGATCCTCGTGATGATGCTGAGCATCTCACCGCTGCTGTCGCTGATCGCTCTCGCCACCGTCCCGATCGCGGCGATCGCGACAGGCATGATCGCCAAGCGCTCCAAGCCGCATTTCATCGGCCAGTGGTCGTCCACCGGCGCGCTCAACGCACAGATCGAGGAGGCCTTCACCGGCCACGAGCTCGTCAAGGCGTTCGGCCGTCGAGAAGCGGTCGAAGCCGACTTCGACGAACGCAACACCGCGCTCTACGAGTCGTCGTGGCGCGCCCAGTTCATCTCCGGCATCATCATGCCGACCATCATGTTCCTGGGGAACCTGAACTACGTCGCCGTCGCCGTCGTCGGTGGTCTGCGTGTGGCGTCCGGCCAGCTCAGCCTCGGTGAAGTGCAGGCGTTCATCCAGTACTCCCGGCAGTTCACGCAGCCGCTCACCCAGATCGGGTCGATGTTCAACCTGATGCAGTCCGGCGTCGCATCGGCCGAACGCATCTTCTCCGTCCTCGACGAGCCCGAAGAGACCCCGGACCCCGCGAAGCCGGAGTCGCCGGAGACCAGTCGCGGACGCATCGTGTTCGACGACGTCTCGTTCCGGTACGTCGACGATCGTCCGCTGATCGAGAACCTGTCCCTGACCGCTGAAGCAGGCGACACAGTCGCCATCGTCGGACCGACCGGCGCAGGCAAGACCACCCTGGTGAACCTGATCATGCGGTTCTACGAGGTGGACGAGGGAACCATCTGGATCGACGGCGTCGACGCCTCGCACATGTCACGCGACGACCTCCGGGAACGCACCGGAATGGTGCTGCAGGACTCGTGGTTGTTCGGTGGGACGATCTACGACAACATCGCCTACGGTGATCCCACTGCAAGCCGCGAGGAGGTCCTCGAAGCGGCCCGGATAAGTCACGTCGACCACTTCGTCAGGACACTGCCCGACGGTTACGACACCGTGCTCGACGACGAGGGCGGCGGCGTCTCCGCAGGTGAACGACAGCTCATCACGATCGCGCGCGCCTTCCTCGCCAAGCCGACGGTGCTGATTCTCGACGAGGCGACGAGTTCCGTCGACACCCGCACGGAACTCCTCATCGGCAAGGCGATGGCCAACCTGCGTGCCGACCGCACCAGCTTTGTCATCGCGCACCGCCTCTCGACGATCCGCGACGCCGACGTCATCGTGGTCATGGAGGACGGACACATCGTCGAGCAGGGTTCGCATGAATCACTTCTCGAAGCAGAAGGGGCCTACTTCCGCCTCTACTCCGCCCAGTTCTCCGCCGCCGTCACCTAACCCGCCCCCTGCGAGCGCGCCCCTGCTCTGCTCCTCGGGCGCGCTCTCCCCACTGCTCCTCGGGCGCGCTCTCCCCACTGCTCCTCGGGCGCGCTCTCCCCACTGCTCCTTGAGCGAGCGAAGCGAGTCGAAAGGCGTCCCCGTCCCACCCGGTCAGCGGGCGGAGACGTCCACTTCGGCAGTCCTCGCGGGCTCGCCTATCGGCTCGCGCGCTGCGGAGGGCTCCGCGGACGTCTCCGCCCGCTGACCTCGTTGTGGTGCCTTCTTCCGGCTGCGTCGCTCCCCTCTCGAGAGTGTGCTGTCTGTTGCGGCGCTCATCGTCGTTCCGATGCTCGCGGCTATGACGGACGCGATGGCGAGGGACGGGAGGACGCCGATCGGTTGGTGGAGCAGTGCAAACCCTGCGACGGCGGCGATCGCCGGCTCCAAGCTCAGCAGGACGCCGAACACGTTCTTCGGCAGGCGGCGCAGGGCATTCAGCTCGAGCGAGTACGGGATGAGCGAGCCCAGGAGCGCGGTGCCCGCGGCGAGCGCGAGCAGACGCCAGTCGCCGAATGCGGGCGCGGCTGCGGCCCCGCCCATCGGCAGCAGCACGATCGACGAGATCACCAGCGCCGCGGCGAGACCACCCGTACCCGGCACGCGGGCACTCACCTTGGCGCCCGCGAGGATGTAGCCGGCCCAGAAGAGTCCCGCGAGCAGTGCGAACAACACACCGGTCGGGTCGAGCGACGACGCGCCGAGCACACTGTCCACACCGAGCAGCATCATGCCGACGAACGCCAGACCGACCCACAGCAGGTCGGTGCGACGGCGCGACAGCACCGCCGACAGGATGAGCGGTCCGAGGAACTCGATGGCGACGGCGGTGCCGAGCGGGATGCGGTCGATGGCGGCGTAGAACGAACCGTTCATCGCGGCGAGCACAGCGCCGAATGCGGCGACGGCACGCCACTGAGATCGCTCCCACCGGAGGACTCTCGGTCGGGTGATCGCGGCCAGCACCAGTGCCGCGATCGTCAGCCGCAGCTGCGTCGCACCCCAGGAGCCGACGTCGTCGAAGAGGTGCACGGCCATCGCCGCCCCGAACTGCAACGACACGCACGATCCGATGATCATCGCCACTGCCGCACCCGTGCGAGCCTCGCCAACCTTCGTGTTCACGAGATCTACTCTTCGCCCAGCGATACGATCAGTCCAGCGAATGTCTCTGGCGGATAATCGTTAGTAGTTCTGATGGATTCGAGGAGCGGAAATGCTGAACGTCGCACGCTTGCGAGTGCTCCGCGAACTGCACCTGCGCGGAACGCTCGCAGCCGTCGCCGACGCCCTCTCGTACACGCCGTCGGCCGTCTCGCAGCAGTTGTCCCAACTCGAGAAGGAAGCCGGGGTCCAACTGCTCGAGAAGGTCGGTCGCGGCGTCCGCCTGACCGACCAGGCGATCACCCTGGTCGGGCACACGGAGGCGATTCTCGCGCGTCTCGAGCTCGCGGAGTCGGAGTTGGCGGCAGCACAGCCCGAGGTCAGAGGAGTCCTGCGTGTCGCGTCGTTCCAGTCGGTTGTGCTCGAGCTCGCGCCCGCAGCGCTCACTCTGCTCGCGGAGCGGCATCCACGACTGCAGGTCGAGATCACGCAGCGCGACGAAGCTCTCGGCAGCAGCGGACTGCTCGCGCACGAGTTCGACGTCGTCCTCGGCGAGGAGTTCCCGGGTGGCCCCCACGAGATTCGCTCCGGAATCGACCGAGAGGACCTCCTCAGGGATCCATTGCTGCTGGCGATGCCGTCCCACGGTCCGCTCGCCGACCTGCCCGCCGACGTGACGCAGCTGGCCGACGCCCCGTGGGCTCTCGACCCGGCGGACCTGGCGATGGGAGCATGGTCGCGCGATGTGTGCCGGTCGGCTGGCTTCGAACCGGACGTCCGCTTCGACACACCGGATCCGCTCCTTCAGGCGCATCTGGTCCGCAGCGGTCACGCCGTCGCACTGCTTCCGTCGCTGATCGCCGACGCGCACCTGCACGGAACGCGACTCTCGTCCCTGCCCGGCGATCCACATCGCCGCCTGTACACGGCGGCTCGGGCCGGGCGCTCTGGCCATCCCTCGATCCGTGCTTTCCGTTCGGCGCTCGCACACGCCGCCCGAGGGTGAACTACCGTCGAGACATGCCCGCATCGCGCATCGTCCTGCTCCGCGCCGTGAACGTCGGAGGCGCGAAGCTTCCGATGGAACGGCTTCGCTCGATCGCGTCCGATCTCGGCGCCACGGACGTGTCGACGTACATCGCGTCCGGCAACCTGCTGTGCACGCCGCCGGGGGAACCGGAAGCGTTCGACCGCGCGCTCGAACAGGCGATCTCCGACGAGTTCGGATACTTCCGCGAAGTGATCAGTCGGACGCCGGACGAGGTCGCCGCCGCGCTCGCAGCGTCTCCGTTCGTCGGCCGCAAGCATGCGCACATCTATTTCCTGACCGGTTCGCCCGACGCCGATGCGGCGGAGAGATTCTGTGAAACCGACTTCGGCGGCGGTGAGCGGTTCGCGGTGATCGGCGCCGACCTGCACATCGACTACCCGGAGGGCGCGGGCACCACGAAGCTCACTCCTGCGAAGATCGCGAAACTGTTGGGCGTCACCGGAACCGGTCGGAATCTGCGGACGTCCGCGATGCTCGTCGAACGGGCTCGGGCGTGACCGAGCGGCCTCCGGGGTCGGTCGACGCCCGCTTCACGATGGCCGCCGAACGGACCCTGCTCGCGTGGTTGCGGACCGCGCTCGGCCTCCTCGCTGCCGGTGTCGCCGTGTTGCATGTGGTCGGCGACTTCGCCTCGCCTGCGCTGCAGACGACACTCGGAGTGGCGCTGGTCCTGCTCGGCGGCGCGTCGGCCGCCGTCGGCGCGTGGCGATGGCAGCGTGTCACGCGGGCACTGTCCGACGGCGGACCGATGCCGGGACCAGTCGGCATCTGGCTGCTCGTCGGCGCCTTCGTGGTGCTGTCGGTCGTGTTCGCCGTCGCCCGATGACCGCCCGGTAATCTGGTCCATCATGAGCGCACCCGACTCCTCCGCGAAGACTGTCGAGATCTCTACCGACGGTGCGTGCCTCGGCAACCCGGGCCCCGGCGGTTGGGGCGCGATCCTCCGGTACGGCGACGTCGAGAAGGAGATCTCCGGTTCCGAACCCGACACGACCAACAACCGGATGGAGTTGATGGCGGCGATCAAAGCGCTGAACGCGCTCACTCGCCCGTCGACGGTGATCCTCTACACCGATTCGAGCTACGTCCGGAACGGCATCACCAAGTGGGTCGCGGGCTGGGTTCGCAACGGCTGGAAGACGGCGTCAAAGCAGCCCGTCAAGAACGCCGACCTGTGGCAGGACCTCATCGACGCCGAGGACAAACACACCGTCGAATGGCGCTGGG
This genomic window from Gordonia sp. PDNC005 contains:
- a CDS encoding Dyp-type peroxidase translates to MGTGQHILTSKTPTAVFLVVTVDEGGEDAARDALEGLAGIVTTVSSRVPDATLCAVVAIGSDAWDRLFTGPRPAELHPFVELTGEVHTAPATPGDLLLHIKSDRADLAYEVGRLWTAQLGEAVTTVDETHGFRYFDMRDLIGFVDGTENPNGPDAVSAITVAPEQDPDFAGGSYVAVQRYVTEFAEWNALPTSDQEDAIGRSKLENVEMDDDTKPSNAHTALTNLPDVDGKPQDIVRDNMPYGDIAGDGVKGTYFIAYSKTPAITEEMLRHMFLGDPPGNHDRLLDFTTAVTGTQFFAPTAEFLADLPPAPEAEPAEQPTTVGPSDGSLGIGSLR
- a CDS encoding family 1 encapsulin nanocompartment shell protein; amino-acid sequence: MTNLHRELAPISSAAWAEIEEEATRSFKRNVAGRRLVDVKGPLGLDTDSVTIGHRTKIDAPSDGIQAYLRNAQPLVELKVPFTVTREAIDDVERGAADSDWDPVVNAARDLAHAEDRAIFSGYPAANISGMSAGATKIALPEDVRDYPEALSQAINALRLASVDGPYSLALSADLFALVNETSNHGYPIREHLRRLLVDGEIVWAPAISGGYLVSTRGGDFELTIGQDVSIGYDSHDADVVNLYFTESFTYLNYTDEAAVALT
- a CDS encoding ABC transporter ATP-binding protein; this encodes MLIRLLRMYLTKYRSLIIAVIALQLVATAAMLYLPTLNADIIDRGVAAGDTGYILSTGGWMLLVSLVQIVCSVAAMYFGAKAALGAGRDMRHDLLHRVNEFSAREVGHFGAPSLITRTTNDVQQVQLLAVMSISILVTAPIMGIGGIAMGMHVALPISWVLVVAVPVLGITMGLIIGRMIPAFRSMQERIDNVNRVMREQITGIRVVRAFVRERYETQRFGVANDDLADATLRVGRMTALMFPAVMLITNLTLIAVLWFGGHAVDDGTVEIGSLTAMISYVMQIMMSVMMASFLAMMAPRAGVCAERICEVLDTESSVHSPAVSKEQTADPAVVEFDDVEFRYPGAAEPVLCGVSFTTAPGTTTAIVGSTGSGKTTLVNLIPRLLDTTGGVLRIGGVDVREQDPDLLRSGIGVVPQRPYLFSGTVATNLRHGKPDATDDELWEALTVAQAADFVRAMPDGLDTAISQGGTTVSGGQRQRLAIARALVRRPAVYVFDDSFSALDLTTDARLRAALVPATRDSAMIVVAQRISTITGADQIVVLDAGTVVGIGTHDELLESCPTYAEIAESQLSIGAAQ
- a CDS encoding ABC transporter ATP-binding protein, with the protein product MTPSMEKAHSFGPSLKRLVRHLGAYRTMMTVIVVSIIGSVALNAYSPRVLGDATDELFSGVIGSQLPAGLTKDQAVEGLRQSGHDTFADMVSAMDVVPGHGVDFSAVGRILAIVLALYVASALFGWLGAYLLNKVVVSTITDLRGRIEAKIHRLPLSFYDESKRGDLLSRVTNDLDNLSQSLQQTISQLLNSVLMVIAILVMMLSISPLLSLIALATVPIAAIATGMIAKRSKPHFIGQWSSTGALNAQIEEAFTGHELVKAFGRREAVEADFDERNTALYESSWRAQFISGIIMPTIMFLGNLNYVAVAVVGGLRVASGQLSLGEVQAFIQYSRQFTQPLTQIGSMFNLMQSGVASAERIFSVLDEPEETPDPAKPESPETSRGRIVFDDVSFRYVDDRPLIENLSLTAEAGDTVAIVGPTGAGKTTLVNLIMRFYEVDEGTIWIDGVDASHMSRDDLRERTGMVLQDSWLFGGTIYDNIAYGDPTASREEVLEAARISHVDHFVRTLPDGYDTVLDDEGGGVSAGERQLITIARAFLAKPTVLILDEATSSVDTRTELLIGKAMANLRADRTSFVIAHRLSTIRDADVIVVMEDGHIVEQGSHESLLEAEGAYFRLYSAQFSAAVT
- a CDS encoding DMT family transporter, whose protein sequence is MNTKVGEARTGAAVAMIIGSCVSLQFGAAMAVHLFDDVGSWGATQLRLTIAALVLAAITRPRVLRWERSQWRAVAAFGAVLAAMNGSFYAAIDRIPLGTAVAIEFLGPLILSAVLSRRRTDLLWVGLAFVGMMLLGVDSVLGASSLDPTGVLFALLAGLFWAGYILAGAKVSARVPGTGGLAAALVISSIVLLPMGGAAAAPAFGDWRLLALAAGTALLGSLIPYSLELNALRRLPKNVFGVLLSLEPAIAAVAGFALLHQPIGVLPSLAIASVIAASIGTTMSAATDSTLSRGERRSRKKAPQRGQRAETSAEPSAAREPIGEPARTAEVDVSAR
- a CDS encoding LysR family transcriptional regulator, translated to MLNVARLRVLRELHLRGTLAAVADALSYTPSAVSQQLSQLEKEAGVQLLEKVGRGVRLTDQAITLVGHTEAILARLELAESELAAAQPEVRGVLRVASFQSVVLELAPAALTLLAERHPRLQVEITQRDEALGSSGLLAHEFDVVLGEEFPGGPHEIRSGIDREDLLRDPLLLAMPSHGPLADLPADVTQLADAPWALDPADLAMGAWSRDVCRSAGFEPDVRFDTPDPLLQAHLVRSGHAVALLPSLIADAHLHGTRLSSLPGDPHRRLYTAARAGRSGHPSIRAFRSALAHAARG
- a CDS encoding DUF1697 domain-containing protein, with amino-acid sequence MPASRIVLLRAVNVGGAKLPMERLRSIASDLGATDVSTYIASGNLLCTPPGEPEAFDRALEQAISDEFGYFREVISRTPDEVAAALAASPFVGRKHAHIYFLTGSPDADAAERFCETDFGGGERFAVIGADLHIDYPEGAGTTKLTPAKIAKLLGVTGTGRNLRTSAMLVERARA
- a CDS encoding DUF202 domain-containing protein; this translates as MTERPPGSVDARFTMAAERTLLAWLRTALGLLAAGVAVLHVVGDFASPALQTTLGVALVLLGGASAAVGAWRWQRVTRALSDGGPMPGPVGIWLLVGAFVVLSVVFAVAR
- the rnhA gene encoding ribonuclease HI, whose product is MSAPDSSAKTVEISTDGACLGNPGPGGWGAILRYGDVEKEISGSEPDTTNNRMELMAAIKALNALTRPSTVILYTDSSYVRNGITKWVAGWVRNGWKTASKQPVKNADLWQDLIDAEDKHTVEWRWVKGHAGDKYNEIADTLATSAARALKG